In a single window of the Cydia splendana chromosome 20, ilCydSple1.2, whole genome shotgun sequence genome:
- the LOC134800849 gene encoding facilitated trehalose transporter Tret1-like, with amino-acid sequence MLKYTVKKYCSEGSRINQVIMASLMVLPVFSYGMAVGWLSPMGPRLINDPSLSASVSTDVVSWMASVVYLVGTPSVFLFGYIVDNYGRKRALMFTSFSMAACWGLKLYSTSTWALITARAIIGLGVSGSYVVTPLYIKEISEDSIRGTLGSLVVLSQNLGNLLVYIMGEYLSYHAVLWICLAVPLVHLLVFATMPETPSYLLKCGKVEEAREALGWLRCRQSSEAVDGELKMLLIELEQNKSNQFRYAIKTLASDRIAFRAFRIVLTITLARELCGCLAVLHFASKIFSEANHSGSWVLTANQQAAVLGAVQLFGSVTASTLVERTGRKPLLGVTCFVSGVAMCLLGAWFAMGGGGWLPVAALCLCIYCDAAGLQPVPFVVMTEMFSFQLRGTVTSLVIAFACALVSIELRFFHPLSELAGLHTVFFLFAGVCLVSTVYIVICVPETKMKTIDEIYARIGGKIQDGGKDGKDGAKRGCEAPHVTRL; translated from the exons atgttaaagTATACGGTGAAGAAATATTGTTCTGAAGGGAGCAGGATTAATCAAGTGATTATGGCTTCTTTAA TGGTCCTCCCAGTATTCTCGTACGGCATGGCGGTCGGCTGGCTGTCCCCGATGGGTCCGCGTCTCATCAACGACCCGAGCCTGTCCGCGTCCGTGTCCACGGACGTGGTGTCGTGGATGGCGTCCGTGGTGTACCTGGTGGGCACGCCGTCCGTGTTCCTCTTCGGATACATCGTGGATAACTATGGGAGGAAGAGGGCGCTCATGTTTACTTCTTTCTCTATGGCT GCATGTTGGGGTCTGAAACTCTACTCCACATCTACATGGGCCCTCATCACCGCGCGAGCCATTATAG GCCTGGGCGTCAGTGGGTCCTACGTGGTTACCCCACTCTACATCAAGGAAATTAGCGAAGACTCCATCCGCGGGACCCTCGGAAGCCTGGTCGTGCTCAGCCAGAACCTTGGCAACCTACTGGTGTACATCATGGGGGAATATTTGAGTTACCACGCGGTCCTGTGGATCTGTCTGGCGGTGCCACTGGTGCATTTGTTGGTGTTTGCTACGATGCCGGAGACGCCCTCGTATTTGCTGAAGTGTGGGAAGGTTGAG GAAGCTCGAGAAGCCCTGGGATGGTTGCGTTGCCGCCAGAGCTCAGAGGCGGTGGACGGCGAGCTGAAGATGCTCCTCATAGAACTGGAGCAGAACAAGAGCAACCAGTTCAGATATGCCATCAAAACTCTTG CATCAGACCGCATCGCCTTCCGCGCCTTCCGCATAGTCCTCACCATAACCCTGGCCAGAGAACTCTGTGGCTGCCTGGCCGTCCTCCACTTCGCCTCTAAGATCTTCAGCGAGGCGAACCACAGTGGCAGCTGG GTGCTGACAGCCAACCAGCAGGCGGCGGTGCTGGGCGCTGTGCAGCTGTTCGGCTCTGTCACTGCTTCCACCTTGGTGGAGAGGACTGGAAGGAAG CCGCTCTTGGGCGTGACATGTTTCGTGTCCGGCGTGGCCATGTGTCTCCTGGGCGCCTGGTTCGCTATGGGCGGCGGCGGCTGGCTGCCCGTGGCGGCGCTGTGTCTCTGCATCTACTGCGACGCGGCCGGGCTGCAACCTGTACCATTTGTCGTCATGACCGAGATGTTCTCCTTCCAA CTCCGCGGCACCGTTACATCCCTAGTCATTGCCTTCGCCTGCGCTCTCGTCTCGATCGAACTTCGCTTCTTTCACCCCCTCTCCGAACTGGCGGGTCTCCACACAGTCTTCTTCCTATTCGCCGGCGTTTGCCTCGTCAGCACCGTCTACATCGTCATCTGCGTGCCAGAGACAAAGATGAAGACTATAGACGAGATCTACGCTAGGATTGGCGGgaaaattcaagatggcggaaagGATGGAAAAGATGGCGCGAAGCGGGGATGCGAAGCGCCTCACGTAACGCGGTTGTag